Below is a window of Ctenopharyngodon idella isolate HZGC_01 chromosome 7, HZGC01, whole genome shotgun sequence DNA.
TCCAAGACATTACCAAATACTTATGCTGTCTGTTTCCACAAGGCTCCTTCAGCTTGGTAACCCGAGAGTGAAACAATCGGAGCAATTATGTTGTTTTGAGAGTAATATCACTGGGGATGAAGAATGTGAGCCATGCTTTGGTAAGTGTGTGTCTTTAACAGCTTGTGAGTACATATGTTTACTTGAAGACAGAGAAGTACTGTGAGCTGAAAATGTGTGGAAAACAAAAAATCCCGAATGAATAAGTAATTAAAAGTTTAACGTAGGTTATAAATAGAGTAAGGACATCACTGAAACTGAATCGAAGAGTGGTAGTGATTCAGTTTGATTCATTACAGCTGTTGACACTTCAACAGTAAAAACATGACATGCAACTCCGTCTTTAATTGGAAAAATGTTGCTTTCAATTCCCCACACCACTGAACACTATTTTTTcccttacaaaaaaagaaacgtATTCAAgtgtgaaactttttttaaactaaaaatatgaGAGTATACTTTCTTATGTACTTTAAGATATGCTTAACAAAATGTATACTTAAACTTGGATTATACTGACAAGTATACAGAAAAGTTTAAGTATATTTGGCCTGTACTTGTACTTAAACAGTTGATCGAGATATACTTCAGAAAAGTATAATTTAGTATTATAAGTACTGTACACTTGGCTTGTGTTTACTCTTTTGATATAGCAGcctattaaataatattaaaaaatcacacttttttttttgttgttgcttctTTTAAAGTAGGTCTCCAGCATATGCTTTATATACTATCTGATAAACATACATGTTTAAGGTTAGTCAAGAGGAACAAGTTAACAATTTTGTCCCAATAAGTATTGAAATCACACTtacaaattgtttcaaagcagtttcactgtaataaacacaaaaataatgatcaatgatgcaaaattaatcaaatatttaaGGGTTAATCAAATAGACAAATTCGAATTGTGTTGTACaacagctctaaaaagacactgtcattattcagctccagtcatttcaatgttgattcaattcagttcaataacagtgtcgcAGAATGCTGCAAAATTTGTCAAATTTGAAACAAAGTCAaatcagctataaagcagctctacagatagtGTCACcatccagctcaattcagttcaagttttgttctcatccacCAGTGTtggtgcagtcaaatcaataatattactgaatattaagtgtaCTTACAAggatatttagaaaatatacttgaactttcataaaataaacttaaagtgTAAGGAAATACTTTCAAATACAAACACTAACCACCCCAATGTCTACTATATCCATGTCTGATTTTGGTTTTGTCTGGAGTCTGAGCACTTATTTTTCCCAATGGAAATAATTTCTGCCATTTCCCAATAGCTTTGGCTGGAGTGTCAGTTCCCAACTCATTGCTGTTAAAAAACTCTGACAACTAGAAAAGTGCAAAAGAGGCTTCAAGTTTGTCTCTTGAGTTCATATCAGCAGTACAATCTGTGGACAGCTGTACAATAGAGCCTTAACAGAGACAGTGACTTATGAAACAGCCATCTGACTCCCTGCTGTGAGTGTTTAACTCTTTCACAACTAAACCAGATAAAAACCAACACTCCTTAAGGAGGATGAAAGCCCACAAGCGTGCTCAAAGCCGTTTTTCCATGCACAGCCTGACGTGAAGGATTCTGTCAATCTTGTTTAGAGGCCTGTCGGGTAACTTCAAGAATGTTGCTCTGGTTGCtccagcagtttttttttttgacatttcccCATTGTGGCGGCCTCTGCTTGCATCCAAGGCCTTGTCGTCTTTTCAGGAATCTGTGTGAGGAATGACAGGAATTTTGCGCTTTTCTCAGTCTCCGTTTTCCTCTTTTCACTTCGTGTTGTCCGAATGGCCGGGGCCgttaagtttttcttttgtttttttgaacgGTGACCAACAATAACAACATCCCATAAACAATGGAGTTGGTTGAGTTAATGGGGAGTTGGGGGGGTGAAGTGTTATTGCGTTTGGCAGCTGCTGCGCTGGCAGGCTCTCGACTGAGGGTTAGCAATGTGCTCTTTGTGGTAGTGAGGAGATATTATGTCAGTTCTTGGATATGCGGCAGGTCTCACGGGACAGAGGACTCTGCATCCTTTAGTAAACCCCCTCTGTCCTTTCTCACATGCATTCATTTTAACAGACACAATGCCATTGACAAAGCACCTGAAGCAACTTTAGTTCACTCACACATGGTTAATAGCAAACTAACAAAGCAAATGTTAAACATTTTCCTGGTgtacttaatatttaatttgtttatatagtatactgtatatacagtgtatatgtAAAGTGGCCGAGCAGGATATTGTCGTGTCGtacataaagggatagttcacccaaaaataaaaattgtcatcaattactcaccctcaagttgttccaaacctgtatgagtttctttcttctattaaacacaaaagaagatattttgaagaatgttggtaaagttgatggtagccattgacttccatagtaggaaaaaaattactattgaagtcaatggctaccatcaactgtttgattaccaacattcttcaaaatatcttcttttgtgttcaacaacttatagaggtttggaacaatttgagggtgagtaaatgataagagaatttttatttttaggcgAACTATACCTTTGACGTTGTGTTTAGCCTGTGCAACATTGTTGAAGATCTAATTCATTGGACCCTCACACACTATGCACTTTGGTAAAAAGGGGCAGGGCCTTGGGCCTCGTTGATGCACAGGTGCTGGCCCAGTCCCGTTGCCATGACAACCGGTCTTGGTTGGCACAGGGTCCTGGCCGAGGTGTGCTGCTCTCAGGTTACAGATTTTGCAACTTTTGAGGGCCAAAGGACTCTTCCAACTCTCAGTGCCAAAATAACACACGAAATCTAATCAGCAACCAGagcaacaaaaatattacaaaagcaCAGTTGAGTGGTGAAAAtgtattaacaacaacaaaaaagtcttCTGTGTGCAAATAACAATACTGACCAAAAACAAAGGTTTTTCTGTCAGATTTGGGGTTTTAATAGAGGTTTCCCACTTGTGTAAGAAATCTGTATAAAGCATAATGAACTAAGATCCTGCTATAGTACTCATGAACGAATAAGTAAAGGTCTGACAATATTCTTCCTACAATATGAAGTGACCGCCATCTAGTggtcatatttttgtgaaacaaATGGACAAGTTGAGGAACAGTTCAAggtattttattcaaaatagaaagaaaacaaTAATATGTCACTCCATACATACAACAGAATTAATTAACACAACTAATTAAAGTGATTCATGAACACAATATTTTTAAGTGTTGACTAATAAAGCAACATGTTTTTAGTTTGTTGATCAGTCATTCTATTTTCAATCCTATTCCCACacaaatcaaacacacacacacgattcACACATCCTTAAAGCCTCATTTGATGCATGATAGCAAAGACTTATTGTAagtgtgttacaaatattcaatcCTCACTGAGTGACACATCAGtcctcatgttcattcattcattcattgggTTTTCATCCACACACGTATAACTGGAATCATGATTTTGGCTTGTAGGGATCAGACCAGATCTTCACACCTAATTCAAATAAGACACATAACATGGCAATCATATAAAGAAACTAATGTGCATTAAATATGGGCctaatgcaaataaaatgtaGTAGGCTATTTACTAGAATCTAGAATGATCCTACTTAAAGCTTCAGACTACAAATCACATGTGTGATATCACATGTATTCTAATATGTTTATATCACATATATGTTTACAGTCCTACTTGCTAAACTCACAACACTTGACAGATGTCATAAAGAGTGAACATGACTTACCAACAGGCTGCACATCTGCTTGATTGACTCCAGCTCGATTCATCTTCTGGACCTGCTCTGTAAACACATGAACAAAAATTCAGACAGCAAAAACTGTAGGGAAATGCTGACGTTAAACTTTCGTATTGGgcaaatcttaaaaaaaaaaaaacaagcccctttaacttttatttgtttgaattcccattttattgttacttttaaatgttttaaacatttaattttttttatattaatctcAGTGGTGTTTAGTGTTATTTTGATACGctatttaaacatgttaatattttgaattagattataattttatttttttgcttatattttcattttagttttagttattgttttttttgccatttttattatttttttgttttttatgtctatacagtttttattaagttttagcttttaatgttagtttatttaatttggtatgtttagtacttcaacttaaactaaacaaaaatgaaaactagcAGATAGCAGAAataagttttttatatataatttattacttcAGTAcatgcttattttatttcaagtaatcaAATAAATTTTCCTTTTCCTcattactttaataaaatacttttactACGGTGCTTTAAAAATAGAAGtcctttttatttaattcagcGTAGATTAAAGACAGTAAAACATTCTACAGTGACGTAAATTATTCACAATAATAATATGtctattatttacattaatgtttCCACTACCTAAACTGAAACTAATAAACTGATTATAAGACTACTGGGTCacaaaatgcaatataatagaACGcggtgttattttatattacataagTTTACTAACAACACATGAGCAGTGTCATAGTGACTAATGTCATCGATAAAGACTTACTGTAGTCTTCAGTGTGAGTGAGAGGATGGAAAAATATAGGATAAAAAGCCACAGCAACAGCTGCAATGAAGCCTCCAAATATGAGCGTTATCCTCTTATTAGTGGACATGATTTTGACAGATTCACCTTATCCGAGTACAGAAATCAACTCAATTAAGTTTTTCCGGGTTAAAGTTCacatattaaaaacaagtttaaagtCTACTATTAATCAACAGTTGTTCAATATTGGAAGTGTGtattcaaaataattataatttaaaatataattcatataaatatgatattatactcgtaaaatgttaaaattgtgaGCTAACGGTATGGAAGAATAATAATTGATAGTGGGACTTTTATGTTGTCGAGTGTTCTCCCGTCATGCTGTGTGTGTAGTGTTGCTGTGTCAGTGTGTGCAGTGATCGCTGTCTTTCATCAGTAATAATGTCCGGTGGTAACTCATACAGGCTGCGATGCTCTCTCCCCGCGCACGAGATGGATGTCAGGGGTCTCGCCGCTGCCGCGTATCCAGACGGAGCGTTTGTGTCCGTGTCCAGAGACCGAACCGCACGGGTCTGGGTACCAAACCCAAGGTACAGCACCACTAGCTTCCTCCTGCTGTGTATACCAggtttacttttgttttgttcgtTACTAGGCTGAATATGTAATAGTTTTTAGAGTTAATGTATTGTTGACATATCAAGTGAAAATTGCCAAATCATGAGCATCATGAAACGAAACTGACCGGTTTTGGTTTCCTGACAGCGACCGATCTATAAAACACTCCACTAATGTAacgttaaaggaatagttcacccgaaatgaaaaagaaatgatTTACACAGTATCttattgttccaaacccgtatgactttatttcttcctgcatctttttccatacaatggCCATAAAGGGAGACCGAGGGTGTCATTTTaccttttgtcatttttgggtgaactgtccctttaaactTCTCTAAGCGTTCTTTGAGATTCAGTTCATATTTGattagacaaaaaacaaaatataaataaaacaaataaaatcatatatacACTGCAACTCAAAAGTTTGgcttcagtatttttttttttttttaagaaaatggatttattgagcaaggatgcattaaattgatcaacagTGATGGTAAAAGCGTTCACattgttctaaaaaaaaattgctacaaataaaggctgtttttttcctttttattcatcaaaaaaaatccttaagatatcagtttacacaaatattaagcagcacagctgttttcaacattgataataataataaatgtttcttgttcACCAagtcatcatatcagaatgatttctgaaggatcatgtgacgctgaacactggagtaatgactgctaaaaatgcagctttgccatcacagaaatgaattttaattttaaattatattaaaataaaaaatggtaattttaaattgtaataatatttcataatattacagttttactgtatttttttgatcaaataaaagacAGCCTTGGTGAATATCTTACCAACCTCAGACttctgaacggtagtgtataaaggctaaattttaaatgtataataaaaacacagtcttattaaaaatgacataaCTTAGCTAACTCTTCtgtattttttgcagtgaaaatCAGGCCTTTACTGAGATGCTCTGTATGAACGGCCACTCAAACTTTGTGTCTTGTGTGTGTATCATCGCTCCTAATGAAACATATCCCCGAGGACTCATCGCAACTGGAGGTCACGACAACAACATCTGTGTGTTTTCACTAGACCGACCAGACCCTCTGTTCACCCTCAAGGGTCACAAAAACACAGGTACTGTCCACTGCTGCTAAGTATTTATTAAGTGGTTTAACTGCATGCAGATGTTCTTGAAATGCCACTGGAAGGATTTCTGTGACCATTCCaggtgtttttttgtgtgtttacagTCTGCACACTCTCAGCTGGCAAGTTTGGCACAATACTGAGTGGCTCATGGGACACTACAGCCAAAGTCTGGCTCGGAGAGAAGTGCATGATGACTTTACAGGTAAAATGGCAGGGTTCTTGGTATCACCACAGTAGGGCTGCactattaatcaaaataaaaccgcAATCGCaatttggcttagtgcgattatcaAGTGTCAAAGGCtgcgatttaattaaataaatatatggcACATGAGCAGCTCATGATCTggtattttcagtgttttggaGCAGTTCGGTTcgcagtaaatgctgctccacatgGACCCATCTCTGCAAATGAATTTTGGTCACTTATAATATGCATTTGGGAGCACAACATGTGCCAACTATCTTCCTAAAattttcacgagttcacacttacacgTAATCGGATAGGGTAAATTATGCATACTCTGTGTGCTATCTGAGGGCagggctccgagctcagaaTTTGGCCTGAACCCAAAGTACTTCCCCCATCATTTACTGGGATAGGAACAACCTATAAGTGAGGCGTGAGGCCTATAGTGacgcacatatatatatatatatatatatatatacaggtctCTTCTCACGCTGATTGGTTGGATTATCTCAAATTttgttaaaggtttagttcacccagaaatgaaaattatgtcattaattactcaccctcatgtcgttccaaacctgtaagacttttgttcatcttcggaacacaaatgaaggttttttttgatgaaatctgagagaaaTCTGAGAGAAATCTCCCTTTGCTGACAGCTACATAACTGgaattttgacacttcaaaaagttcataaagagatcgtaaaactaatccatatgaattgagtggtttagtccaaattttctgaagagatttgatcgtttatatgatgaacagattgaatttaggcttgatataaacaataaacattgatcagcgaacataaacagaagctcaactgaacctgcttgacactcaaaaacaaacctcttgctgaagctcaaacatgcagcataacacacgagaatgaacctcattggttctcgcacacgtcaagcaaacatgtttgagtttctgtttaccacaactgatgtgtgagttgatgaatgtttatgtgaataaaagcctaaattcaatcagttcatcatataaagtgattgtttctcttcagaaaactgctcaattcatatggattatttttacaatctctttatgaaatttttgaagcgtcaaagtttcagttgaaaagaaagtCTATGGcgggacagaaagctctttgatttaatcaaaaagatcttaatttgtgttccgaagatgagcgaaagtcttaaaggtttggaatgacatgagggtgagtaattaatgacagaaatttcatttttggctcaactaaccctttaaataaacttCATTATGAGAAGCACTTGTAAACCATCAGTtgtcaacaattttttttgccaaaataaaagctatatggtttaatgtttaaaaataaagaaattaagacagccataaatatttgtattgaaattttacagttgtactgtaaaataaaagtattaataatgttaatatattaataaatgtgtattattttaCACTAATTTTTAcggtaaaatattatttttattgtttaataatttcagtttaataataataattattgtcatATTGACATATAATCACAATTTTTGTccaaattggattttttttaaaattacatttgcaaTCACAATTTTTTATCAGTAAATcgcaatttaattttttagttttttaccacaaatcgtgcagctctacacCACAGCTTTtcttaaacatgttttttctttaagagcGAGATCAGATACGCTGCAATCGATTTCAGTACAGTGTGAATATGTGCTGACTGGTTTCCTCTGTAATTGCTGCTCCTCAGGGACACACCGCTGCTGTTTGGGCTGTGCTTATTTTACCGGAGCAGGGCTTAATGCTGTCTGGATCAGCTGACAAGACCATCAAATTATGGAAAGCTGGTCGCTGTGAGAACACCTACACTGGTAATTTGGTGCAACTGATACCTTTAATGCTTTTAACAAGACaacaatgtttatttgatgctgaatatagaaatattggagcttgtttaattttaacagCTCTCCAGAAGGGGTCACCATTTGTAAAGATTGTGGCATGGGTGACTCCAGTTGTACGAGATATTTGAAATGTGTGTTTCCTGCAGGTCATGAGGACTGTGTGCGAGGGCTCGCGGTGATAAACGACGTGGAGTTTTTCTCCTGCAGTAATGACGCCAGTATTAGACGGTGGTTGGTGACGGGTGAATGCGTGCAGATTTACTACGGTCACACAAACTATATCTACAGCCTTGCTGTCTTCCCTAACGGACAAGGTGATTATCTTTAGTTTTGTTGTATGTTTGATACATTTTAGTGTATAAAATCTCCCATattgtcttctttttttcctaTCATAGACTTCATAAGCACTGGAGAGGACAGGACACTGAGGGTCTGGAGGAAGGGGGAATGTTCCCAGACTATCCGTCTTCCTGCCCAGTCAGTTTGGTGCTGCTGTATTCTGCCTAATGGAGACATTGCTGTGGGAGCCAGGTATACATACTATTTCTGTTTCATCTATCTAAACTAGTTGCAATTTATTAGCCTGCATGAGTCTGAGCGTTTCACATCTCTCTGAAGCGATGGCATTATCCGTGTGTTCACTGAGAGTGAAGACCGTGTAGCAAGTGCTCAGGACCTGCAGGCTTTTGAGGATGAGCTCTCCAAAGCCATCATCGATCCCAAGACTGGAGACTTGGGCGACATCAAGATAGAGGACTTACCTGGGAGAGAACACCTCAGTGAACCAGGTAAGCAGATTGAGGTGTGCCTTGTACATAAGCAGTGTTTTCAAGAACATTAAGCAGATGTCTTTGCTTATAATGGATCTTTagtttgaattaaaaataaaatagactaccattcaaaagtatggaattttgaaagacatgaatacttttatttagcaaggctGCATTGATTAGAAGTGATAGTAAGGACATTTATATAGTTGTAAAagattaaaagatttttttaaactttgtatTAATCacaaaatcctgaaaaaagatTTTGTTTCCTCCTATTTCTCTGTGTTCTTCCTATTGTCCTCctatttcaaaaaaaatattaagcagcacaactgttttcaaaattgataataattataaatgtttcttgagtagcaaatcagcatattagaatgatttctgaaggatcatgtgacactgaaaactggagtaatgatgctgaaaattcagctttgctatcgcaggaataaattaaatttattaaaaatatattataataataaatgatagtATTATATTATGGTGTATTATAAGCAAGGGTGCACACAAGTTTTTGAGATTCGGTTTGGTACTCATACTGCACATAGTGTGCcccattaattaattaataatcatttaattataaaaaataaaattaataatagcCTTATTGCcctttatttagttagttttttaaataaaataataaacaaaataataaatagtgtgataatactattatattttaaaataaaacatgttatttatgttaaaatgttatttatattaaaatgttaatattaaataaaaaacccaATTATTTCATAgtacacttaaaaatataatgctaatatttacattttaatttttctttatttttctttctttcttttttttttttaatatatgaattttcagcattttcaAACCTAAAAtcatcaagcttttattttggtgggttGCCAGGAAGTACATGCACTGCCAGTTTTAGCACTACCAAGTGAAGCATGTCAGTGAATGTCACAGTTTTGCGTTTTGCTCTGAAACCGGCagatttattttgtattcagtTCACATGGAAATCTTATACAGCATTACAGTGAGTCAATCTAAAATGGTGATTGTGCATTAACAGCTGTCAACTATATCAGTATACAAATGAGTGGTCTAAACTCATTTATCCAGCACATTTTTCACCTGTGCATCACTTATGTGGTCCCCTGATAAGCTTATTTAAAATCCTAACGTTTGCTCACTGTATTGTATATTTGTAGGGAATCGTGATGGACAGACACGGCTCATAAAGGAGGGCTCTAATGTTGAAGCATATCAGTGGAGCATGAGTGATGAACGCTGGGTGAAGATTGGAGATGTAGTGGGCGGGTCTTCTCAGCAAAGTTCAAAGCGAGTGATGTATGAAGGCAAGGTGAGACGGTAGTACATTTTGTGCACATTGTAGTTTGTATGGTGTTTCAGTGGTTTAAAAATCAATTTGTTTAATGTCCAACATTGATACTGACCAGAGGTTAAACCATAGTTAATCAAGTAGCAATCATGTTGTAACCTCTGTGCTTTCTCTGCCTGAAGGAGTATGACTTTGTCTTCACCATCGATGTGAATGAGGGAGGTCCACCCATGAAGCTGCCTTACAATGTGACCGATGACCCCTGGCTAGTAGCTCACAACTTCCTGCAGAAGAATGACCTGAGCCCCATGTTCTTGGATCAGGTGGCCAATTTCATCATCGAAAACACTAAAGGTCACACTCTAGGGCCAGCCCCAGCCTCGGCCACAGACCCCTTCACAGGTAACTGGATCACTAATAAATACCTGGTGTGGTACTGTATATATTCATGTACACACACCTTGTTCAGTTGAAGGTAAAGACTGAAATGTGTTGTATATTCCTCCTGTGTTCTCAGGTGCAGGGCGATACATCCCAGGTTCAGGAGGCGGCAGCCAAGGATTTGGTGCTGATCCTTTCACAGGTAAGCCTTTTTGAATAGCACTTGttattttcaaatatgaaaCCAAAGGTTGTTGTACATTTATGAGagatttttgtatttgtttgtgcaGGAGCTGGCCGGTATATACCCGGGTCAGAATC
It encodes the following:
- the smim20 gene encoding small integral membrane protein 20 — encoded protein: MSTNKRITLIFGGFIAAVAVAFYPIFFHPLTHTEDYKQVQKMNRAGVNQADVQPVGVKIWSDPYKPKS
- the plaa gene encoding phospholipase A-2-activating protein, with product MSGGNSYRLRCSLPAHEMDVRGLAAAAYPDGAFVSVSRDRTARVWVPNPSENQAFTEMLCMNGHSNFVSCVCIIAPNETYPRGLIATGGHDNNICVFSLDRPDPLFTLKGHKNTVCTLSAGKFGTILSGSWDTTAKVWLGEKCMMTLQGHTAAVWAVLILPEQGLMLSGSADKTIKLWKAGRCENTYTGHEDCVRGLAVINDVEFFSCSNDASIRRWLVTGECVQIYYGHTNYIYSLAVFPNGQDFISTGEDRTLRVWRKGECSQTIRLPAQSVWCCCILPNGDIAVGASDGIIRVFTESEDRVASAQDLQAFEDELSKAIIDPKTGDLGDIKIEDLPGREHLSEPGNRDGQTRLIKEGSNVEAYQWSMSDERWVKIGDVVGGSSQQSSKRVMYEGKEYDFVFTIDVNEGGPPMKLPYNVTDDPWLVAHNFLQKNDLSPMFLDQVANFIIENTKGHTLGPAPASATDPFTGAGRYIPGSGGGSQGFGADPFTGAGRYIPGSESTVTVPSGGADPFTGGSAYSSSSLQKATTNIFFPNTDGVMFEQANTTQILGKLRELNNTAPADHKLSDAALDSLEKLLVLVTDLKNQEQPTAEQISVLWRTCHWPEDIVFPVLDILRLAVRHPEVNAQLCGGTEGASLCNHLLGLMSPEGRPANQMLALRTLCNCFSGSHGRALLLGHRDTVLSRAGDLRAVCNKNIHVALATLVLNYAGRLYGQPAEIEAKAQCLSVASTALEVVQDKEAVFRLLVALGTTVARDNTAKDLARSLGVNSQISKYARVSDPAKVGECCRLVLDALQ